From the genome of Haloterrigena sp. KLK7, one region includes:
- a CDS encoding FkbM family methyltransferase encodes MAAIDSIERLFQTVYRGPVKRAAHATGINELLEWGLWAGYRTLNGGEKTLRIGGESATFAVPTRSTLGVLSVAETVERPIYRDLLERVRPDDVFWDVGANAGTYSCLVGSRLADGDGTVVSFEPYPPTVDLLRRNLRRNDVDATVVPFALGDADGTTELAVRYDDEPGSQEHTLTPERRDSEAVVDAVTVPVRRGDTLVDDGTLPEPTVLKIDAEGAGPAVLAGLESTLSTGAPRRVYVEPHGNTDELESTLTEFGFSVTREYLGRHRANRNPILVATRASTGPTGRVSRLLGRGGEEPQSS; translated from the coding sequence ATGGCGGCGATCGACTCCATCGAACGGCTTTTCCAGACGGTTTACAGGGGGCCGGTCAAGCGAGCGGCACACGCGACGGGGATCAACGAACTCCTCGAGTGGGGACTCTGGGCGGGCTACCGGACGCTCAACGGCGGCGAGAAGACGCTCCGAATCGGCGGCGAGTCGGCGACGTTCGCCGTGCCGACGCGGTCGACCCTCGGCGTTCTGAGCGTCGCGGAGACGGTCGAACGGCCGATCTATCGGGACCTCCTCGAGCGCGTTCGCCCGGACGACGTCTTCTGGGACGTCGGCGCCAACGCCGGTACCTACAGCTGTCTCGTCGGATCTCGGCTCGCGGACGGCGACGGCACCGTCGTCTCGTTCGAGCCGTATCCGCCGACCGTGGACCTGCTGAGACGGAACCTCCGCCGAAACGACGTCGACGCGACCGTCGTCCCGTTCGCGCTCGGGGACGCCGACGGGACGACCGAACTGGCGGTGCGCTACGACGACGAACCCGGATCGCAGGAGCACACGCTGACGCCCGAGCGTCGCGACTCCGAGGCCGTCGTCGACGCGGTGACGGTCCCCGTCCGCCGCGGCGACACCCTCGTCGACGACGGGACGCTGCCCGAACCGACCGTGCTGAAAATCGACGCCGAAGGCGCCGGCCCGGCGGTGCTCGCGGGCCTCGAGTCGACGCTGTCGACCGGCGCCCCGCGTCGCGTCTACGTCGAGCCCCACGGGAACACGGACGAACTCGAGTCGACGCTCACCGAGTTCGGCTTCTCGGTCACTCGCGAGTATCTCGGTCGGCACCGGGCGAACAGGAACCCGATCCTCGTGGCCACGCGGGCCTCGACGGGACCGACGGGGCGCGTCTCGCGACTGCTCGGTCGGGGCGGCGAGGAACCGCAGTCGTCCTGA
- a CDS encoding DNA topoisomerase I — MELIITEKDNAARRIADILSGGTYDSSRENGVNVYEWGGKRCVGLSGHVVGVDFPDEYSDWRDVEPVELIDANVEKTATKENIVATLRILARKATRVTIATDYDREGELIGKEAYDIVRDVDEEVPIRRVRFSSITENEVQSAFDDPDDLDFDLAAAGEARQIIDLIWGAALTRFLSLSAGQLGNDFISVGRVQSPTLKLIVDREREIQAFDPETYWELFGDLTKEDTTFEAQYFYRDEDDNEAERVWEEAVADEVYETLAERDSATVVDVNRRTRTDTPPTPFNTTQFIRAAGAIGYSAKRAMSIAEDLYTAGYITYPRTDNTVYPDDLDPEELLDDFVSHPTLGESAESLLEADEIVPTEGDEETTDHPPIHPTGEIPSRGGDVSDDEWEVYELVVRRFYATVADAAVWEHLKVVTEVDDYRMKSNGKRLVEPGYHDVYPYFSTSENYVPDVAEGEELALTDVELEEKETQPPRRYGQSRLIETMEDMGIGTKSTRHNTLEKLYDRGYIESDPPRPTKLAMAVVDAAENYADRVVSEEMTAQLEADMDAIASGEATLDDVTDESREMLEEIFANLADSRDEIGDHLRKSLKDDKRLGPCPECGEDLLVRRSRHGSYFVGCDGYPDCENTLPLPSTGKPLILESECEDHGLNEVKMLAGRQTFVHGCPLCKAEDAGEGPVLGACPDCSEEHDGELAIKTLQNGSRLVGCTRYPDCEYSLPLPRRGEIEVTDERCDEHDLPELVVHSGDDPWELGCPICNYQEFQARESDTGSDLEALDGVGAKTVEKLADAGIESLDDLTEADPDAVAEDVDGVSADRVRTWQAKA, encoded by the coding sequence GTGGAACTGATAATCACGGAGAAGGACAACGCCGCGCGACGGATCGCCGACATTCTGAGCGGCGGCACGTACGACTCGAGTCGCGAGAACGGCGTCAACGTCTACGAGTGGGGCGGCAAGCGCTGCGTGGGGCTGTCGGGCCACGTCGTCGGCGTCGACTTCCCGGACGAGTACTCGGACTGGCGCGACGTCGAGCCCGTCGAGCTCATCGACGCGAACGTCGAGAAGACGGCGACGAAGGAGAACATCGTCGCGACGCTGCGCATCCTCGCGCGCAAGGCCACCCGCGTGACGATCGCGACGGACTACGACCGCGAGGGCGAACTCATCGGCAAGGAGGCCTACGATATCGTCCGCGACGTCGACGAGGAGGTCCCCATTCGCCGCGTTCGATTCTCCTCGATCACGGAGAACGAGGTCCAGAGCGCCTTCGACGACCCGGACGACCTCGACTTCGATCTGGCGGCCGCGGGCGAGGCCCGCCAGATCATCGACCTGATCTGGGGCGCCGCGCTGACCCGCTTCCTCTCCCTGTCGGCGGGCCAACTGGGCAACGACTTCATCTCGGTCGGGCGAGTGCAGTCGCCGACGCTGAAGCTGATCGTCGACCGCGAGCGCGAGATCCAGGCGTTCGATCCCGAGACGTACTGGGAGCTGTTCGGCGACTTGACCAAGGAAGATACCACGTTCGAAGCTCAGTACTTCTACCGCGACGAGGACGACAACGAGGCCGAGCGCGTCTGGGAGGAGGCCGTCGCCGACGAGGTCTACGAGACGCTGGCCGAACGCGATTCGGCGACCGTCGTCGACGTCAACCGTCGGACCCGGACGGACACCCCGCCGACGCCGTTCAACACGACCCAGTTCATCCGCGCGGCCGGCGCCATCGGCTACTCCGCCAAGCGGGCGATGTCGATCGCCGAGGACCTCTACACCGCCGGCTACATCACATACCCGCGGACCGACAACACCGTCTACCCCGACGATCTGGATCCCGAGGAACTGCTCGACGACTTCGTCAGCCATCCGACGCTCGGCGAGTCCGCCGAGTCGCTGCTCGAGGCCGACGAGATCGTCCCCACCGAGGGCGACGAGGAGACGACCGACCACCCGCCCATTCACCCGACCGGCGAGATCCCGAGCCGCGGCGGCGACGTGAGCGACGACGAGTGGGAGGTCTACGAACTCGTCGTCCGGCGGTTCTACGCGACCGTCGCCGACGCGGCCGTCTGGGAGCACCTCAAGGTCGTCACCGAGGTCGACGACTACCGCATGAAGTCCAACGGCAAGCGCCTCGTCGAGCCCGGCTACCACGACGTCTACCCGTACTTCAGCACGTCCGAGAACTACGTCCCCGACGTCGCCGAGGGCGAGGAGCTCGCGCTGACCGACGTCGAACTCGAGGAGAAGGAGACCCAGCCGCCGCGTCGCTACGGCCAGTCGCGGCTCATCGAGACGATGGAGGACATGGGGATCGGGACGAAGTCGACCCGCCACAACACCTTAGAGAAGCTCTACGACCGGGGCTACATCGAGAGCGATCCGCCGCGGCCGACGAAGCTCGCGATGGCCGTCGTCGACGCGGCCGAGAACTACGCCGATCGCGTCGTCAGCGAGGAGATGACGGCCCAGCTCGAGGCCGACATGGACGCCATCGCCAGCGGCGAGGCGACGCTGGACGACGTCACCGACGAGTCCCGCGAGATGTTAGAGGAGATCTTCGCTAACCTCGCCGACTCCCGGGACGAGATCGGCGACCACCTCCGCAAGTCGCTCAAGGACGACAAGCGGCTGGGCCCCTGCCCCGAGTGCGGCGAGGACCTGCTCGTCCGGCGCAGCCGCCACGGCTCCTACTTCGTCGGCTGCGACGGCTATCCCGACTGCGAGAACACCCTCCCGCTGCCCTCGACGGGCAAGCCGCTGATCCTCGAGAGCGAGTGTGAAGACCACGGCTTAAACGAGGTCAAGATGCTCGCGGGCCGGCAGACGTTCGTCCACGGTTGTCCGCTCTGTAAGGCCGAAGACGCCGGCGAGGGGCCCGTGCTGGGCGCATGTCCTGACTGCAGTGAGGAACACGACGGCGAGTTAGCGATCAAAACCCTCCAGAACGGCTCCCGACTCGTCGGCTGTACGCGCTACCCCGACTGCGAGTACTCGCTGCCCCTCCCGCGGCGCGGCGAGATCGAGGTCACCGACGAGCGCTGCGACGAACACGATCTCCCGGAACTCGTCGTCCACAGCGGCGACGATCCCTGGGAACTGGGCTGTCCGATCTGTAACTACCAGGAGTTCCAGGCCCGCGAGAGCGATACCGGGTCGGACCTCGAGGCGCTGGACGGCGTCGGCGCCAAGACCGTCGAGAAACTCGCCGACGCGGGCATCGAGAGTCTGGACGACCTGACCGAGGCCGATCCGGACGCGGTCGCCGAGGACGTCGACGGCGTCAGCGCCGATCGGGTCCGGACCTGGCAGGCGAAGGCGTAA